A stretch of Mesorhizobium sp. M2A.F.Ca.ET.046.03.2.1 DNA encodes these proteins:
- a CDS encoding N-acetylmuramoyl-L-alanine amidase: protein MSGFLPDHPEAEVRVSPNFGPRRETLRPDMIVLHYTGMASGAGAEAWLCDPASEVSSHYLVHEDGRIVQMVRESDRAWHAGQSSWLGRTDINSCSVGIEIVNPGHMLGYKAFPRRQIGAVIELCAGIAERHSIPAARVLAHSDVAPGRKVDPGEKFPWKTLFAAGIGHLVPAAPIKAGAALKAGDAGADVEALQSMLALYGYGVEISGDYDRRTEIVVAAFQLHFRRRLVDGVADNSTIRTLQRLLASVKATPVKKSRRDP from the coding sequence ATGAGCGGTTTTCTGCCCGACCATCCAGAGGCGGAGGTTCGGGTCTCGCCCAATTTCGGCCCGCGCCGCGAGACGCTTCGGCCCGACATGATCGTGCTGCACTATACCGGTATGGCAAGCGGCGCCGGCGCCGAGGCGTGGCTGTGCGACCCGGCGAGCGAGGTGTCTTCGCACTACCTCGTTCATGAGGACGGTCGTATCGTGCAAATGGTGCGCGAGAGCGATCGCGCCTGGCATGCCGGCCAGAGTTCCTGGCTCGGGCGAACCGACATCAACTCCTGCTCGGTCGGCATCGAGATCGTCAATCCCGGGCACATGCTGGGCTACAAGGCCTTCCCGCGGCGGCAGATCGGCGCCGTGATCGAGTTGTGCGCGGGTATCGCGGAACGCCATTCCATTCCCGCGGCAAGGGTGCTCGCCCATTCGGACGTGGCGCCGGGCCGCAAGGTCGATCCGGGCGAGAAATTTCCCTGGAAGACGCTGTTCGCGGCCGGTATCGGACATCTCGTGCCGGCGGCGCCGATAAAGGCGGGCGCTGCACTGAAGGCCGGCGATGCCGGCGCCGACGTTGAAGCACTGCAATCGATGCTGGCGCTCTATGGCTACGGTGTCGAGATATCGGGTGACTATGACCGGCGGACGGAAATCGTGGTGGCGGCCTTCCAGTTACATTTCCGCCGGCGGCTGGTCGACGGCGTGGCGGACAATTCGACGATCCGCACACTGCAGAGGCTCCTGGCTTCCGTAAAGGCAACTCCCGTCAAAAAGTCGCGTCGGGATCCTTAA
- a CDS encoding transglycosylase SLT domain-containing protein → MQKLTVVAAAVAAGVISFAFNQANSAPLSPRADNGLAAVTPKAGSSIKTAKTARAAPARVQKAAATRVTKSTAKRAKRGRKAVDLTTTASIKPGKIAVATPAAAGEGQYSAIIARYAASYGVPVSLAKAVIKIESNYRPNMVGGAGEIGLMQIKPATARMMGYTGSAKGLFDPDTNIKYGMKYLAMARDLGGGTTCGTILKYNAGHGATRMNPVSAAYCSKVKVQMVALGSPA, encoded by the coding sequence ATGCAAAAATTGACCGTTGTAGCGGCAGCCGTTGCTGCCGGAGTGATAAGTTTTGCCTTCAACCAGGCCAACAGTGCCCCGCTGAGCCCCAGGGCGGACAACGGCCTCGCAGCCGTAACGCCAAAGGCAGGCTCGAGCATCAAGACGGCAAAAACCGCGCGGGCTGCTCCGGCAAGGGTTCAGAAGGCCGCCGCAACCCGGGTGACAAAATCGACGGCCAAACGCGCCAAGCGCGGCAGAAAGGCTGTCGATCTCACCACGACGGCCTCGATTAAACCCGGCAAGATCGCCGTGGCGACGCCCGCTGCCGCCGGCGAAGGCCAGTATTCGGCGATCATCGCCCGCTATGCCGCGAGCTATGGCGTGCCGGTGTCGCTAGCCAAGGCCGTCATCAAGATCGAAAGCAACTATCGGCCGAACATGGTCGGCGGCGCCGGCGAGATCGGCCTGATGCAGATCAAGCCGGCGACGGCCCGCATGATGGGTTATACCGGTTCGGCCAAGGGATTGTTCGATCCCGACACCAACATCAAATACGGCATGAAGTATCTCGCCATGGCGCGGGACCTTGGCGGCGGCACCACCTGCGGCACGATCCTGAAATACAATGCCGGCCACGGAGCGACGCGGATGAACCCGGTCTCCGCCGCCTATTGCAGCAAGGTGAAGGTGCAGATGGTGGCGCTGGGCTCGCCGGCCTGA